One part of the Hippopotamus amphibius kiboko isolate mHipAmp2 chromosome 14, mHipAmp2.hap2, whole genome shotgun sequence genome encodes these proteins:
- the LOC130835736 gene encoding translationally-controlled tumor protein-like, with protein MIIYRDLISRDEMFSDIYKIREVTDGLCLEVEGKMVSRTEGNIDDSLVGGNASAEGPEGEGTESTVVTGVDIVMNHHLQETSFTKEAYKKYIKDHMKSIKGKLEEQRPETVKPFMTGAAEQIKHILANFKNYQFFIGENMNPDGMVALLDYREDGVTPYMIFFKDGLEMETC; from the coding sequence ATGATCATCTACCGGGACCTCATCAGCCGTGATGAGATGTTCTCCGACATCTACAAGATCCGGGAGGTCACGGACGGGCTGTGtctggaggtggaggggaagaTGGTCAGTAGGACAGAGGGTAACATTGATGACTCTCTCGTTGGTGGAAATGCCTCCGCTGAAGGCCCTGAGGGCGAAGGTACGGAAAGCACAGTAGTCACTGGTGTCGATATTGTCATGAACCATCACTTGCAGGAAACCAGCTTCACAAAAGAAGCCTACAAGAAGTACATCAAAGATCACATGAAGTCAATCAAAGGAAAGCTTGAAGAACAGAGACCAGAAACAGTAAAACCTTTTATGACAGGGGCTGCAGAACAAATCAAGCACATCCTTGCTAATTTCAAAAACTATCAGTTCTTTATTGGTGAAAACATGAATCCAGATGGCATGGTTGCTCTGCTGGACTACCGTGAGGATGGTGTGACCCcatatatgattttctttaaggATGGTTTAGAAATGGAAACATGTTAA